A DNA window from Streptococcus sp. LPB0220 contains the following coding sequences:
- the mvk gene encoding mevalonate kinase translates to MHKEIGVGKAHSKIILIGEHAVVYGYPAIALPLHHIEVICQIIPADSPWILFEDDTLSMAVFASLEHLGIREARIRCRIQSMVPEKRGMGSSAAVSIAAIRAVFDYYQEELDDETLEILVNRAETIAHMNPSGLDAKTCLSDQAIKFIRNVGFYPLELGIKASLVIADTGIHGNTREAIQKVEAKGQEVLSHFHEIGQLTQQVEAALKMNDLTNLGQALTTCHEHLRAVGVSCEKADHLVAVALGNGALGAKMSGGGLGGCVIALVKDSREAATIAHALEKEGAHHTWIENL, encoded by the coding sequence ATGCATAAAGAGATAGGCGTCGGAAAGGCGCATAGTAAAATTATCTTAATTGGAGAGCATGCGGTGGTTTATGGTTATCCGGCTATTGCCCTGCCACTCCATCATATCGAAGTGATCTGCCAGATCATCCCGGCAGACAGTCCATGGATTTTGTTTGAAGATGACACATTGTCCATGGCGGTTTTTGCGTCTCTTGAGCACCTCGGGATTCGTGAGGCCCGGATTCGCTGTCGGATTCAGTCTATGGTACCGGAAAAACGGGGGATGGGGTCCTCTGCGGCGGTCAGTATCGCAGCTATTCGTGCAGTTTTTGACTATTATCAAGAGGAGCTGGACGATGAGACCTTAGAAATCCTGGTCAATCGAGCAGAAACCATTGCCCATATGAATCCAAGCGGTCTGGATGCCAAGACTTGTCTGAGCGATCAAGCCATTAAATTCATCCGGAATGTCGGCTTTTACCCGCTGGAGCTGGGTATAAAAGCGAGTTTGGTGATTGCGGATACGGGGATTCACGGCAATACCCGTGAGGCGATTCAAAAGGTTGAAGCTAAAGGGCAGGAAGTTTTGTCCCATTTCCATGAGATTGGTCAGTTGACCCAGCAGGTAGAAGCGGCTCTGAAAATGAATGATCTAACGAACCTAGGACAGGCTCTGACTACTTGCCATGAGCACTTGAGAGCCGTAGGTGTCAGCTGTGAAAAAGCAGACCACCTGGTCGCCGTTGCCCTTGGAAATGGGGCCTTAGGTGCTAAAATGAGCGGAGGCGGTCTTGGAGGCTGTGTGATTGCCCTCGTCAAGGATTCTCGTGAAGCAGCAACCATTGCCCATGCATTAGAAAAAGAAGGAGCGCACCATACATGGATCGAAAACCTGTAA
- a CDS encoding serine hydrolase domain-containing protein: MSVNAIIEKITEQIQEGIYPGASLALYRNGQWSEHYLGLADPEKEEPVVADLVYDLASVSKVVGVATICAFLYAKGELPLDRPFKELYPCFAHEKTTIRELLTHTSGLDPFIPNRDQLDARQLKTALENLQLKEDKSFHYTDVNFLLLGFWLEDRFHQPLDRLFEELIFAPWKMMETRFGPVEKAVPTVRGLASGSVHDPKARVLGRHAGSAGLFSTVADLERFLEHYLKDDFARDLSQNFAREEGKTRALGWNLEGDWLDHTGYTGTFIMYNRKRQEAVIFLSNRTYEKDERAQWILDRNSLMDLIKQECEK; this comes from the coding sequence ATGAGCGTGAATGCAATCATCGAAAAAATTACCGAACAAATCCAAGAAGGCATCTATCCAGGTGCCTCTCTTGCGCTTTACCGCAATGGTCAGTGGAGTGAGCACTATCTAGGACTTGCGGACCCTGAAAAAGAAGAGCCAGTAGTGGCTGACCTGGTCTATGATTTGGCCAGTGTCAGTAAGGTCGTCGGAGTCGCTACCATCTGTGCCTTTTTGTATGCGAAAGGGGAGCTTCCGCTCGATCGCCCCTTTAAAGAGCTTTACCCGTGTTTTGCTCATGAGAAGACAACCATCCGGGAACTCTTGACCCATACGTCAGGACTTGATCCTTTTATCCCCAACCGGGATCAATTGGATGCGAGACAGTTGAAAACGGCCCTTGAAAATTTGCAGTTAAAAGAAGACAAGAGTTTTCATTACACCGACGTCAATTTTCTTTTGCTGGGCTTTTGGTTAGAAGACAGGTTTCACCAGCCCTTGGATCGCTTATTTGAAGAGTTGATTTTTGCGCCCTGGAAGATGATGGAAACACGGTTTGGACCGGTCGAAAAGGCGGTGCCAACGGTCCGTGGCCTTGCTTCTGGAAGTGTTCATGATCCCAAAGCGAGAGTTCTGGGTCGTCATGCGGGAAGTGCTGGACTTTTTTCAACTGTTGCTGATCTAGAGCGCTTCTTAGAGCATTATCTGAAGGATGATTTTGCGCGTGACTTGTCTCAGAATTTTGCGCGTGAAGAGGGCAAGACCCGCGCTCTCGGATGGAATCTAGAGGGTGACTGGTTGGATCATACGGGCTATACTGGAACCTTCATCATGTACAATCGAAAGAGGCAGGAAGCTGTGATCTTTTTGTCTAACCGGACCTATGAGAAGGACGAACGGGCCCAATGGATCTTAGACCGCAACTCTTTGATGGACTTGATCAAACAAGAATGTGAAAAATAG